In the Paenibacillus sp. FSL R7-0337 genome, GCAGCCAAAATGCTGTGGGTTGCAGGCCACAGTTTGGGTGGAGCATTAGCCGTGTTAGCTGCCTTCGATATTTCGGCAAACACACGATTTCAGAATATTGCCGCATATACTTACGGCAGTCCACGGGTCGGAGACCCGGACTTCACTTCCCCGTTCAACCGAACGGTAAAAAATAGTTTTCGTATTATCAACATCCATGACATTATTCCGACTTTACCGGCTATTGCGTATCCGCCTCCATTTACCAAGAACGGTTTGTTTTATAGGCATGTAAACACGAAGGTTCCGATCTCTTTCCAACTGAACAGTTTGCCTGTCCGCAATCATGAGATTGTCTGCTATTTCAAATTCCTAAGCCAACGAAGTCCTGATTTCACCAAATTATTATGTGCCGATAACCCGGGGTTTTGTCCAGATACGGGATTATGTGTTCCGTTTATAGGAATATGCAGTGCGGAGGAAGAAGACGAAGAATAGGCTGTCCTCAGATGGATGATCCTAGCGTTGATCGTGCGGGTTACTCTGCGGGCAATGAAAAAAGTGACAAAAACCCACGACACCCCATCCATATAATACTACAATAATTGCAGCTGTATGGAAGATTCTAACCAACAAAAAAGGTGGAGTAAAGTCATGATCGTAACGTTGTATGAAGCGGAGTGTCCTGGGGTGAGTCTCAAATATGTAGTGATTTTTATGAAGCAAGGGGAGGATTGGGTGCTGGTGCGGCACCGTGAGCGGTCCACATGGGAGTTTGCCGGCGGGCATATTGAGGCAGGTGAGAGTCCCGGAGAAGCTGCGGTAAGAGAGCTGTACGAAGAGACAGGTGCCGAAGACTATGAGCTGCATCCGTTATGCATCTATTCGGTCAGCAGTGATGAGCTGGCAGAGAGCTACGGGATGTTGTATTATGCTGATGTCAAAAGGTTCGGAACTTTGCCCCCGTACGAAATGGCGGAGCTTCGAAGCTTCAGCGAGCTGCCGCAGGCGGTGACCTACCCGGGGATCTACCCCACGCTATATGCGAGAGTGTGTGAATATGTTAAGCATCTGTGAATCAACCTTAATCGCATTTCTAGTAGAATAGACACACGATTGGCTGAAAGGAGGCCCAGCGCATGAGTTATGAGATTACGAGGTTTAAGCGTCTTGGCGAATACCTGAGATCACGCCGGGACCGTCTGCAGCCCGAAGCTGTAGGGATTAAGGAAACGAACAGTCAGCGCAGAACACCGGGGCTGCGGCGGGAAGAGGTTGCGGTTCTGGCCGGTCTCAGCAGTACGTATTATACATGGCTGGAGCAAGGCAGGGAGGTTACAGCCTCCAGAGAGGTCATGGAGAGTCTCAGTCAGGCGCTGCGGTTGTCGGCAGATGAGCGCAAGCATCTATTCGAGCTCTGGAATCCTGGCTTGTCGGATACACTTGCTTCTATAGATACGGTCAGTCCGGAGTTGAACCCGCAGTGGCGGGATATTATCCGGCAATTGACTTATCCGTCTTTTATTACGAATGAGCGGTCTGAGGTACTGGCCTGGAATGATAAAGCAAGTGAAGTGCTTAGTGATTTCGGAGGTCTGTCTGCTTCTGAGCGCATTATGATGCGTCTTCTGTTCCTGGATCTGGAGCTGCGCTGCCGGATGCTGAACTGGGAGGAGTTCGCCCTACATTCAGTAGGTGTGTACAGAACCTATTATGACTTGAACCTGCATGATCCTTGGCACAAGGAGATGGTCGATCAGCTTTTGGAGGACAGTGCAGATTTCGCCGAGATGTGGAAGCAGCACAATATTCAGGGGAAAAGGGTCAACCGTGTAGTTATAGAGAGCCTGGTTACAGGTGAGCCTGTAGTCTATGACATTAATTCGATGGCCAATCTGGCGGATCACCCGGGCCTGCATATTTGTATCTATACCCCTGTCATAACCTAGCAGAGGATCATCTGAAGGCACATGTCTAACTGGTCTGTTGCTGCTCCCTGGTAATGATCTTACTAGCATAAACGTACTGTGGCTGCTCCACGGCAGGACAGTTAGAATAAGGACATGTTCGTAAGATCTATTACAGGTACAAGAGGGAGGCAACCATATGCATACAAGAACACTCGGGAACGAAGGGCTGAGCGTATCGGCTCTGGGACTTGGAACGATGATGATGCCGGATAATGAAGAGTCTGTACGAACCATTCATGGAGCGCTTGATCTGGGTGTAACTCTGCTGGACACAGCGGATATCTATGGAGCCTTCGAGCAGCAGCGCTTCGGCGGCAATGAACGGCTTCTCGGGCGGGCGCTTAAGGGCCGGAGAGATCAGGCTGTGATTGCGACCAAATTCGGCATTACGCATACTCAGGGACCCAAGGGAGACCCGGCTTATATCAAAAAATCCGTAGATGCCAGCCTCTATCATCTCGGCACAGATTATATCGATCTGTACTATCAGCACCGTCCTGATCCGAACACTCCTATTGAGGAAACCGCCGGTACACTGGCTGATCTCGTCAAGGAAGGGAAGATCCGCTATATCGGCTTATCTGAGGCTTCGCCTGAACTGATCCGCCGGGCACATGCGGTGCATCCGTTGACCGCCCTGCAGACAGAGTATTCGCTCTGGAGCCGGGAGGTGGAGGATGAGATTCTGCCGCTGGTCAAAGAGCTCGGCATCGGCTTCGTTCCTTATAGTCCGCTTGGCCGTGGTTTTCTGACTGGACAGATCAAGCGCTTCGATGATCTGCCGGAAGATGATTACCGCCGCTATTATCCGCGGTTCCAAGGAGAGAACTTCACCCGGAACCTGGAGGTCGTCTCACTGATCGGGCAGATGGCAGCTGAGAAAGGCTGCGCTCCGGCACAGCTTGCCTTAGCCTGGCTTCTGGCACAAGGAGATCGGATTGTACCGATTCCCGGCACGAAGCGGCTGGAGCGCTTAGAAGAGAACCTCGGAGCACTTCAGGTTACATTAACGGCGGAGGATCTCGCGCAGATTGAGCAGATATCCCCGCAAGGGGTTGCAGCCGGAGCGCGTTACCCCGGCCAGAACTAAGTTATCATACAGAGCGGACAGCCGTTGTGTATTCATCCAGATTAAATTCCCGGAGCGCTCTTCTCTGCGCCGCTTGCTTTAGTGAGCGGTACGCAGGGAAGAGCGCTTTTTTTAAAGATAAGAATGTATATGCTTCGCGCTATAAGTATCCATATCTTTCTCGCTGAAACGGTACCGTCCTCTAAAAGGACGGAAATACCGTTTCCACTTAACCCATCCGCTCCAACTCCTCTTCTATCCGTTGCACCTCTATCCGCTCAAACAGTAATTCAAGCTCCAGTATAGGCTGCTTTGCAAGGACGGATACCGGATGCCATACAGGCTGTTCTATGGACAGGAAGCCTCTAATCTTCTCGCAGGAGAAAGGAATGAACGGGTTCAGCAGGTTAGCCAGGTTGGCAATAATCTGAACACAAGTGTACAGCGTGTTGCCCCCGGCCGCAGGATCATGCTTGATCTGGAGCCACGGCTGCTGCTGATCGAAATACTTGTTAGCCAGGCGGATATGCGAGAAGATGAATTCCAGAGCTTCCTTGAAATGTCCGGCTTCAATCAGACTTCCTGCCTCCTTATACAGATCCTTAAGACTGCTAACCCATGCTTCGTCCAAGACTCCATCTGGAACTCTGCCGTTCCAGAACTTATTCACGAATACGAGGCTGCGGTTGACGAAATTGCCGAACGCGCCCAGCAGCTCGCTGTTATGGCTATAGATAAACTCTCTCCAGGAGAAGTCGGCATCCCGCTTCTCGGGACCGTTCGCAGTCAGGAAATAACGGACCGAGTCCGGGTCATACCGGCTGAGAATATCCGGCACCCAGACCGCCCAGTTGCGGCTGGTGGAGAATTTCTGCCCTTCCAGGGTCAGGTATTCAGAAGAGAAGATCCGGTCCGGCAGATGCAGTTCCTCAGCTCCGAGCAGGAGAGCCGGCCAGATCAGGCTGTGAAAGGGAATATTGTCCTTGCCGTGCACGTAGTAAGCAGTTATAGGCGGCTGCCCATCGTTATCTTGTGCGGACGCTACAGACCAGAAATCCTCCCACCGGTTGCCCGTCTCCGCCGCCCATTGCTTGCTGGCGGACAGATATCCGCTGACGGCTTCGATCCAGACATAGATTTTTTTGTCTGAGAAGCCGTCGATGGGGACATCCACGCCCCAGTCCAGATCGCGTGTTGCTGCCCGGTCCTGCAAGCCTTCCTGCAGATATCTGCGGGTTAACCGGACGGCATTATCTCTCCAGCCTTGTGCGGAATCAGCATATTCTGTGAGTGCTTGCTGAAAGCTGGACAGCGACAGGTAGTAATGCTGAGTTGAGCGCAGCACAGGCTTAGAGCCGCAGAGGGCACATATGCGCTCCAGCAGATCCACCGGATCGAGAATCGTTGAACAGTAATCGCATTGGTCCCCCCGGGCCTGCTGTCCGCAGACCGGACAGAGGCCATGGACATAACGGTCTGGCAAGAAGCGCTGATCTTGCTCACAATAGCACTGGAGACCGGGTTTCTGGTACAGATATCCGTGATCCAGCAGCTTAAGGAACAGCTCCTGCACCGTACTGTGGTGATGTGTCTGATCGGTCCGGGTATACAAGTCATGAGTGAAGCCTAAGGCGCGGAAGCAATCGGCGAACTCCTTATGATACCGGCTGGCGAATTCACCCGGCGTTACCCCCTCCTGCGCCGCCTGTACAGCAACAGGAGTCCCATGGCAGTCACTGCCGGATACATAGAGTACAGCGTCACCTTTGGCACGGTGGTAGCGGGCCAGAATATCTCCCGGAAGAATGCTGGCGAGTCTGCCCAGATGCAGGGAGCCGTTGGCATAAGGCCAAGCCCCTCCGATAAAAATGTTAGTCATATTTCTCTCCTCCTCAAATTAATTGGACGCAAAAAAGGCACTCATCCCCTAAAGGGACGAGAGCCTGTGCTCACGTGTTACCACCCAAATTCATCAATGCCTCGCAGCATTCACCTCTTCAGGTACGTCCGCAGAAAATAAGCGGGTATACCCTAGCATGGTAACGGATGCGGGTTCCGGCGCAGCCTACGACCCGTTCATGCCGGGGTTCGGTGCGCAGCTCTGAGACCATATTCCCGAGGGTCTTCTTTGCTCCTTTTCACCGGCCGGAGCTCTCTGTGGAAGAATTACCAGGGTACTCTTTCTCTTCGCAGCTATTGTGGTTATCCTAATTACTGGATATCATATATGCAGGCCGGGAGATTTGTCAACATCATAAGTCTATTTGCAATCCACCGCACTCCTGTGCGACAGTAGAGAGTAAGGGCAACGGGAAGCAGAAGAGTGCTTGTTCCGTGGCCTGGAAGTGAAGCGACACAGAGATCAAAAGGAGATTGAGACTATTGCAGGAAAACAAACAGGAGAAAAAAAGCTCGGGCGCATGGGGATGGCTGGGCAGCGGGGCGGTACTGCTACTCCTTAAGGGAAAGGCTATTATCTCTCTGCTTAAGCTGGGGAAAATCGCAGGTCCGCTGATCTCCATGATGATATCGATCTGGGCCTATGCACTTATTTCACCATGGCAATTCGCTGTGGGCTTCGTTGCGTTATTATTCGTTCATGAGATCGGTCATGTTATCGCTGCCAAGCGGATCGGACTGCCGGTAAGCGCTCCGCTGTTCATTCCTTTTATGGGCGCACTGATTACGATGAAGAAGCAGCCGCTGGATGCCAGAGAGGAAGCTTATGTCGCTTTTGGCGGTCCTATATTGGGGAGTATCGGTGCACTGATCGTGTTCGGAGCTGCCTATTATTATCATAGCCCCTTGTTATATTCACTGGCCTACATCGGCTTCTTCCTAAATCTGATTAATCTGCTGCCGATCCATCCGCTGGACGGGGGGAGAATTGCCACGGCAGTTACCCGCTGGTTATGGCTGGTAGGGCTCATTGGAGGATTAGCTGTAATCATCTATCTGAAATCTATCCTGTTCGGCATCATCTGGGTAATGTTCGCCTATGATATGTATAAGAAGTACATCAGCCGGCGTACGAAGAGCCAGATGCATACGGTGCTCAAAAGCTTCCTGATCCCCATCGGGGATCTGCAGGAGCAAGGGTATCTGATCCCCGGCCCTGAGCATAAACGGGAGCTGCCGTTCACCACCTACAGTGATTTGAACCGCCAGCAGTTTGTCGGGGTACGTTGGGATAACTTGGATTACTATGGAACGACAACCCTGCCAGTACAGTCGTTGATCGGAAAAGTCAAAGTCGTGCAGCTCGACCAGCTGTATGTGGACACCAGTCTTCATATGAAGATGACCTGTGAGATCAACTTTACGATCCATGACAATGATAAGTATTATGAAGTGCCTGCTGCTTCCCGCTTGAGATATGGGGCTGCATATTTTGCACTTGCCGCCTTTCTGGGGGGAATGATGTATCTTGTCCATGTGGTCGGCAATGTAAATCTGTAAATCTGAAAAATTTCGTTTATGAATCTCCCGATTCGTCAAAGCTGTAAAGAGCCGAGAAGGATGAGGGGGTATTAACAATGCGCATGGCAAGAGTATGTCTATTATGGATTGGAGCCTGTCTCCTTCTGGGAATCGCCGGATGTGCGTCAGGCAAGGAGATTCCTGAATATACGGATGTTCACAACATGACCGGACTGGACGGGAGTCTGAATTCACGGGATAGCCTGACCTCACCGGTTCTGCGGGATGTGTATGACCGCTCGATTCCCGAGGAGGTCTATGACACTCCCTGAAATCAGTGTCCGGCGGTTCCCTGCCCGCTGGCCTTACCCGGAAGCTCTCAGGCTCTATACAGGATATTAATAATTCTGTATAATGCTCCATATTGATTGGACCTATAGAGAGGAGCCAGGGAGATGGCAGTGGAAATCGTACATGTTACTACAGAGGAGCAGCTTCAAATGGCGCTGGAGATCCGCAAGAAGGTATTTGTGGAAGAACAGAAGGTGCCGGTAGAAGAGGAAATCGACGAATATGATGTCATTAGTGAGCATGTGCATCATTTCCTGCTCATGGAGGGCGAACATCCGGCTGCAACCGGCCGGATGATCTATTATAAAGCGGACACAGCCAAGATGCAGCGGATTGCCGTTCAGGAGGCCTTCCGCGCTAAGGGATGCGGACGTATCCTGCTGCTGGCTATGGAAGAACGCGCACGTGAGCTGGGTCTGCAAGCATCCATTCTGGATGCCCAGTGTCAAGCAGAACCCTTTTACCGCAAGCTTGGCTATGAAGTGATCTCCAAGGAACCTTTCTATGATGCCGGGATTCTGCATGTCAGAATGAGTAAGGCTCTGTAATCTGCCGGGTACATACTCTTTCGCTGCGATGGACAAGCTAGAATCGGGCCAGGGTAGCTGGCTAATTCTAGTGCGAAGGAGACGATCCTAAGTGATGAATCAAGAACGGGAACGCTTTATTGCCGCCAAACGTAACGGTGACGGGGACCTGACCGGGTTCCAGACCTCCTCCGGGCGTGTGCTGGATTATCAGCAGGCTCTTCAGGAGGTTCAGTCCGGCAGCATCGCAGGGGTCAATGTATTTAAGGGCAAAGACGGTGAAATGTATATCCGCGGCGATGCAGATGGAGATCCTACGAATAATCTGGATCAGCTTCCGCAATTTTAGCCGGGCATAGATAACAGGGGAACGGCCGGACAGGCGTCTTACAGGCGCTGAAGTCCGGCCGTTTCTATGTGCTAAGGGCGACTTCGGACTCCCTTGCCATGCATCGTTAAGGTCTGCGTACAAGCCGAAACCGGTTGCACGAGGGCTTGATTTTCTTTTCTTCTGCAAAAAGAAATAAATCCCTGAATTCTGCGCAACTTGTCGAAGGCTTAACAGTATACATTAACAGCATGAATTATTTGGAGGGGCTTTACAATGAGATGGAGAAAAATTGCTCTGTGCACGGTTGTGTTTTTCATGATGGGAAGCTCCTATTTGTTCGCGGACGCTGTGAACCAGAAGATCAAAGTATGGAGCAATGGAAAGGAAATAGCCGATGGCGGCTATTTGATTGACGGCAAGACCTATATTCCCGCCAGGGAGGCAGGGGGCGTCGTCAGCTGGGACGGCTCGGGCAGAGTGACGATCCTCAAGCCGAATGTTCATATCGTATTGTTCAAAGGCGACACGGTATTCGGCAATGTCAACACAGGTAAGCTGAAGATGAAGATTCTAACGCAGGTGGACAGCCTGAAGGACAGCATCGCTGCCGTGAAGGTGGCAATCACCGACCCTGCCGGGAATGTGAAGGATATTCTCGAGGATGCCGTCGGCTCCAAGAATGAGGATTTCTGGTTCTCTACACCGGAGTTCACCTATGATTTCAAGGAACCGGGCAAATATAGCGTAGGGTTCTTCATGAAGGCAGCGAGGAACGGAGATTACATTCTTGTGTCCGAGAAGGTAGTTACGGCCTCATCCAAGAATTAAGTCCCTCCTGCAAATTGACCTGTCCTTATCTTACGTGTTACGATACCAAATGTAGGATAATTCAATTAAAGTGAGGTATTACAATGAGCGATCACAAACATGAGCATGGCCATGAACATGGTGAAGCATGCGGTTGCGGACATGATCACGACCATGAGCACGAGGAGTTTGTGCTGACCTTGACGAACGAGCAGGGCGAAGATGTAGAAATGGTACTGGTGGAAACGTTCGACGTAGGCGAGAAGTTGTACGCCCTGCTGCTTGAGCGCGAGAATCCTGAAGCAGACGGAATCATCCTTCGTATGGAAGAAGAAGACGAGGAAATGGTTCTGTACAACATTGAAGATGAGGCTGAATGGAAAGCTGTTGAAGAAGCTTATAACGAGCTGCTTGCCCAGCAAGAATAGATTTCAGGCATTCATGCAAAACCCCGATACTCTATACGTATCGGGGTTTTGCATGTCGCACTGCTATAGGACAAGCCTTAGGAGATAGGCTCTGCTTCGACGATCACCTTCACATTGGTAATGCTGCGGTCCTCGGGTCCTTTGACAGGCAGTCCGATTTCTACATGGTCGATGATATAGTCGATATTATCCTGGGTAATAACTTCTCCAGGGAGAAGAATTGGAATTCCCGGCGGATAGACGTAGATGAATTCTGCAATGATATAGCCGGCAGATTCCCGGAAAGGAACCAGCTGCGTATCCGCGTAGAAGGCATCTCTCGGGATCAGGGCCAGCTGCGGGATATTCGGCACCTGTACCTTAAGCTCATAGATTTCACCCTTGCTGTAATGGATCGCTGAGAGCACCTGCAAGGCCGCAAGCAGCTTATCTACCGATTCCTGTGTATCTCCAGGGGTAATCAGGCAAAGAATATTATACATGTCGCTGAGTTCAACTTCGATGTTATACTTCTGCCGGAGCCAGTTCTCAGTCTCGTAACCGGTAATGCCCAGATGCCGGACATGGATGTTCAGCTTCGTCGGATCATGATTGAAGGTAGCTTCTGTTCCGAGAATTTCTTTGCCGAAGCTGTACAGCCCCTCGATCTCATTAATCGAGTTACGGGCATAATTGGACAGGGCAATGGTTCTCGCTGCCATCTCTTGACCGTTCAGGGCAAGGTTGCGTCTGGAGGTATCCAGAGAGGCAAGCAGAATATATGAAGTTGAAGTGGTGGTCAGCATGCTGAGAATGGTCTGTACCCGCTGTGGGTTGACAAGACCCGTCTTGGCATTGAGGTTCAGTACCGAGCTCTGCGTCATGGAGCCGCCCAGCTTATGCACACTGGTTGCTGCCAGGTCTGCACCGGCCTGCATGGCCGATACCGGTAAGTCCTCATGAAAATGAATCAGTACTCCATGTGCCTCGTCCACAAGTACGGGAACCCCGTAACTATGGGCCAGGTCGACAATCGAACGGAGGTCGGCGCATACGCCAAAATACGTTGGATTGATAACGAGGACACCCTTGGCATCCGGATGGCGCCTTAAAGCCCGTTCCAGCGAGCTGGTGG is a window encoding:
- a CDS encoding aldo/keto reductase — its product is MHTRTLGNEGLSVSALGLGTMMMPDNEESVRTIHGALDLGVTLLDTADIYGAFEQQRFGGNERLLGRALKGRRDQAVIATKFGITHTQGPKGDPAYIKKSVDASLYHLGTDYIDLYYQHRPDPNTPIEETAGTLADLVKEGKIRYIGLSEASPELIRRAHAVHPLTALQTEYSLWSREVEDEILPLVKELGIGFVPYSPLGRGFLTGQIKRFDDLPEDDYRRYYPRFQGENFTRNLEVVSLIGQMAAEKGCAPAQLALAWLLAQGDRIVPIPGTKRLERLEENLGALQVTLTAEDLAQIEQISPQGVAAGARYPGQN
- a CDS encoding DUF1292 domain-containing protein gives rise to the protein MSDHKHEHGHEHGEACGCGHDHDHEHEEFVLTLTNEQGEDVEMVLVETFDVGEKLYALLLERENPEADGIILRMEEEDEEMVLYNIEDEAEWKAVEEAYNELLAQQE
- the metG gene encoding methionine--tRNA ligase, translating into MTNIFIGGAWPYANGSLHLGRLASILPGDILARYHRAKGDAVLYVSGSDCHGTPVAVQAAQEGVTPGEFASRYHKEFADCFRALGFTHDLYTRTDQTHHHSTVQELFLKLLDHGYLYQKPGLQCYCEQDQRFLPDRYVHGLCPVCGQQARGDQCDYCSTILDPVDLLERICALCGSKPVLRSTQHYYLSLSSFQQALTEYADSAQGWRDNAVRLTRRYLQEGLQDRAATRDLDWGVDVPIDGFSDKKIYVWIEAVSGYLSASKQWAAETGNRWEDFWSVASAQDNDGQPPITAYYVHGKDNIPFHSLIWPALLLGAEELHLPDRIFSSEYLTLEGQKFSTSRNWAVWVPDILSRYDPDSVRYFLTANGPEKRDADFSWREFIYSHNSELLGAFGNFVNRSLVFVNKFWNGRVPDGVLDEAWVSSLKDLYKEAGSLIEAGHFKEALEFIFSHIRLANKYFDQQQPWLQIKHDPAAGGNTLYTCVQIIANLANLLNPFIPFSCEKIRGFLSIEQPVWHPVSVLAKQPILELELLFERIEVQRIEEELERMG
- a CDS encoding copper amine oxidase, producing the protein MRWRKIALCTVVFFMMGSSYLFADAVNQKIKVWSNGKEIADGGYLIDGKTYIPAREAGGVVSWDGSGRVTILKPNVHIVLFKGDTVFGNVNTGKLKMKILTQVDSLKDSIAAVKVAITDPAGNVKDILEDAVGSKNEDFWFSTPEFTYDFKEPGKYSVGFFMKAARNGDYILVSEKVVTASSKN
- a CDS encoding DUF3892 domain-containing protein, coding for MMNQERERFIAAKRNGDGDLTGFQTSSGRVLDYQQALQEVQSGSIAGVNVFKGKDGEMYIRGDADGDPTNNLDQLPQF
- a CDS encoding site-2 protease family protein, encoding MQENKQEKKSSGAWGWLGSGAVLLLLKGKAIISLLKLGKIAGPLISMMISIWAYALISPWQFAVGFVALLFVHEIGHVIAAKRIGLPVSAPLFIPFMGALITMKKQPLDAREEAYVAFGGPILGSIGALIVFGAAYYYHSPLLYSLAYIGFFLNLINLLPIHPLDGGRIATAVTRWLWLVGLIGGLAVIIYLKSILFGIIWVMFAYDMYKKYISRRTKSQMHTVLKSFLIPIGDLQEQGYLIPGPEHKRELPFTTYSDLNRQQFVGVRWDNLDYYGTTTLPVQSLIGKVKVVQLDQLYVDTSLHMKMTCEINFTIHDNDKYYEVPAASRLRYGAAYFALAAFLGGMMYLVHVVGNVNL
- a CDS encoding lipase family protein, which encodes MKRSGMFNNEQAILLAAMIAQSYQQFEHDKLVLPKGYLLRFTIRALAGVEEPEEEVFGYIAESKDNIVIVFRGTRTFKDNESDQDLYQVPYPFVRNAGNTHRGFTRIYQSARNELIGALNKLSAAKMLWVAGHSLGGALAVLAAFDISANTRFQNIAAYTYGSPRVGDPDFTSPFNRTVKNSFRIINIHDIIPTLPAIAYPPPFTKNGLFYRHVNTKVPISFQLNSLPVRNHEIVCYFKFLSQRSPDFTKLLCADNPGFCPDTGLCVPFIGICSAEEEDEE
- a CDS encoding NUDIX domain-containing protein, with protein sequence MIVTLYEAECPGVSLKYVVIFMKQGEDWVLVRHRERSTWEFAGGHIEAGESPGEAAVRELYEETGAEDYELHPLCIYSVSSDELAESYGMLYYADVKRFGTLPPYEMAELRSFSELPQAVTYPGIYPTLYARVCEYVKHL
- a CDS encoding GNAT family N-acetyltransferase is translated as MAVEIVHVTTEEQLQMALEIRKKVFVEEQKVPVEEEIDEYDVISEHVHHFLLMEGEHPAATGRMIYYKADTAKMQRIAVQEAFRAKGCGRILLLAMEERARELGLQASILDAQCQAEPFYRKLGYEVISKEPFYDAGILHVRMSKAL
- a CDS encoding helix-turn-helix transcriptional regulator, translated to MSYEITRFKRLGEYLRSRRDRLQPEAVGIKETNSQRRTPGLRREEVAVLAGLSSTYYTWLEQGREVTASREVMESLSQALRLSADERKHLFELWNPGLSDTLASIDTVSPELNPQWRDIIRQLTYPSFITNERSEVLAWNDKASEVLSDFGGLSASERIMMRLLFLDLELRCRMLNWEEFALHSVGVYRTYYDLNLHDPWHKEMVDQLLEDSADFAEMWKQHNIQGKRVNRVVIESLVTGEPVVYDINSMANLADHPGLHICIYTPVIT
- a CDS encoding aminotransferase class I/II-fold pyridoxal phosphate-dependent enzyme; this translates as MNQQATPLFTALKKHAAGNPVQFHIPGHKKGLGTDAEFREFIGDNALSIDLINIAPLDDLHQPTGVILEAQKLAAEAFGADYTYFSVQGTSNAIMTMILSVCSEGDKIIVPRNIHKSVMSAIIFSGAKPIFVSPVQDENLGIDHGITTSSLERALRRHPDAKGVLVINPTYFGVCADLRSIVDLAHSYGVPVLVDEAHGVLIHFHEDLPVSAMQAGADLAATSVHKLGGSMTQSSVLNLNAKTGLVNPQRVQTILSMLTTTSTSYILLASLDTSRRNLALNGQEMAARTIALSNYARNSINEIEGLYSFGKEILGTEATFNHDPTKLNIHVRHLGITGYETENWLRQKYNIEVELSDMYNILCLITPGDTQESVDKLLAALQVLSAIHYSKGEIYELKVQVPNIPQLALIPRDAFYADTQLVPFRESAGYIIAEFIYVYPPGIPILLPGEVITQDNIDYIIDHVEIGLPVKGPEDRSITNVKVIVEAEPIS